Below is a genomic region from Citrobacter telavivensis.
GTTGTTTGCATAATAAATATCATTTCTTACTTTAAGTTAAAATGGGACGGAAATAGTGATTTTAGATTTCCCATTGGGGCACTCATTTATATAATCTTTACATGTATATTTAGTTACTTTGCTTTGGGGTGGGTTTATAGTAATTTCAATGATGATGTACTTAATAAAAAAGTATATTCATTAGCCCATCAACTGGATTTTAACCAAAAAAATCCGTGTTCAAATTTACAAGACTTTGAAGTAAGCGTGATTTTTCTTGGACCAAATCAGGAAAAAGTACTCGTTGACTTCAATAAAGAAGAAATGTTAACAGCCTCCAGTTTTCTTGAGGGGATATACTGGTACACATATGACAAAAACGAATTAAAGATCTTACAATGCTTACATTGATGAATGGTAAACAGCCCACATTGCTGTAAATATACCCTTTTTAGTTCTGTCCACTTTTTGAACTCCCGGCCAGATAATGTTGTAGTATGAGGCGAATGTCATGGTGTTGCTCAATAGTTGAGGAGCAAACTATTAACAGCGACGTCCGCTCCTGGCACTGTGCGGACCTTGCGGCACCTCAGGCAGTCAGCTCAGTGCCAGGAGCGGACGTTGCTGACCCTTAGATCTATTGTCAATTAGGGTGGAGCACATACCGCAAAACATCGATTGGCTACACATTCGCAGAAATGCAGCCGTTCGGAGGTTTTTTTCCTCTTACAGAATTATCAGAACCTTGCATTATTGATTTCGTTTCACCTCGTATCGCAGACACACTACGCCCGACGGGAAAACTTTACTATTCACCAGCATGAGTGAGGTTCTGTCTTTTATGTTTTTGAACAAGGGAATACCTTGCCCCAGCAGAATCGGATTGACGAATAGCCAATACTCATCAATAAGGTTTTCTGATCTTACCCAGCAATAGTGGACACGCGGCTAAGTGAGTAAACTCTCAGTCAGAGGTGACTCACATGACAAAAACAGTATCAACCAGTAAAAAACCCCGTAAACAGCATTCGCCTGAATTTCGCAGTGAAGCCCTGAAGCTTGCTGAACGCATCGGTGTTACTGCCGCAGCCCGTGAACTCAGCCTGTATGAATCACAGCTCTACAACTGGCGCAGTAAACAGCAAAATCAGCAGACGTCTTCTGAACGTGAACTGGAGATGTCTACCGAGATTGCACGTCTCAAACGCCAGCTGGCAGAACGGGATGAAGAGCTGGCTATCCTCCAAAAGGCCGCGACATACTTCGCGAAGCGCCTGAAATGAAGTATGTCTTTATTGAAAAACATCAGGCTGAGTTCAGCATCAAAGCAATGTGCCGCGTGCTCCGGGTGGCCCGCAGCGGCTGGTATACGTGGTGTCAGCGGCGGACAAGGATAAGCACGCGTCAGCAGTTCCGCCAACACTGCGACAGCGTTGTCCTCGCGGCTTTTACCCGGTCAAAACAGCGTTACGGTGCCCCACGCCTGACGGATGAACTGCGTGCTCAGGGTTACCCCTTTAACGTAAAAACCGTGGCGGCAAGCCTGCGCCGTCAGGGACTGAGGGCAAAGGCCTCCCGGAAGTTCAGCCCGGTCAGCTACCGCGCACACGGCCTGCCTGTGTCAGAAAATCTGTTGGAGCAGGATTTTTACGCCAGTGGCCCGAACCAGAAGTGGGCAGGAGACATCACGTACTTACGTACAGATGAAGGCTGGCTGTATCTGGCAGTGGTCATTGACCTGTGGTCACGTGCCGTTATTGGCTGGTCAATGTCGCCACGCATGACGGCGCAACTGGCCTGCGATGCCCTGCAGATGGCGCTGTGGCGGCGTAAGAGGCCCCGGAACGTTATCGTTCACACTGACCGTGGAGGCCAGTACTGTTCAGCAGATTATCAGGCGCAACTGAAGCGGCATAATCTGCGTGGAAGTATGAGCGCAAAAGGTTGCTGCTACGATAATGCCTGCGTGGAAAGCTTCTTTCATTCGCTGAAAGTGGAATGTATCCATGGAGAACACTTTATCAGCCGGGAAATAATGCGGGCAACGGTATTTAATTATATCGAATGTGATTACAATCGGTGGCGGCGGCACAGTTGGTGTGGCGGCCTCAGTCCGGAACAATTTGAAAACCAGAACCTCGCTTAGGCCTGTG
It encodes:
- a CDS encoding IS3-like element IS3 family transposase (programmed frameshift) encodes the protein MTKTVSTSKKPRKQHSPEFRSEALKLAERIGVTAAARELSLYESQLYNWRSKQQNQQTSSERELEMSTEIARLKRQLAERDEELAILPKGRDILREAPEMKYVFIEKHQAEFSIKAMCRVLRVARSGWYTWCQRRTRISTRQQFRQHCDSVVLAAFTRSKQRYGAPRLTDELRAQGYPFNVKTVAASLRRQGLRAKASRKFSPVSYRAHGLPVSENLLEQDFYASGPNQKWAGDITYLRTDEGWLYLAVVIDLWSRAVIGWSMSPRMTAQLACDALQMALWRRKRPRNVIVHTDRGGQYCSADYQAQLKRHNLRGSMSAKGCCYDNACVESFFHSLKVECIHGEHFISREIMRATVFNYIECDYNRWRRHSWCGGLSPEQFENQNLA